In Nymphaea colorata isolate Beijing-Zhang1983 chromosome 3, ASM883128v2, whole genome shotgun sequence, a genomic segment contains:
- the LOC116251109 gene encoding serine carboxypeptidase 24-like isoform X1 has protein sequence MGSPGWYCIFLFFFLLSSHSARHGVNAAPASQERQQEYDKIKSLPGQPPVSFAQYSGYITVDKKHGRALFYWLTEAAIDPTAKPLVLWLNGGPGCSSIAFGASAEVGPFRIKKNGSALYLNKYSWNREANILFLESPAGVGFSYTNTSSDLAGFGDERTGKFTSLLILSVYKRFTLIIFIINVLPYIVTKSSASDSLTFLLGWLTRFPRYKHRDFYIAGESYAGHYIPQLAKKVHDYNKVTKSNLINLKGFLVGNPVMDSNYDNIGTVNYWWSHALISDATYKSILKFCNFSRPADRTEKCNDIIEHAATHDFGNINPYSIYTPSCPTSSKSRLSGILLKNTLIGSPTYGYDPCSENYAVQYYNRLDVQRAMHANTSGIPYKWTTCSEVLTQWKDSQVSMLPTYRELIKAGLRIWVFSGDADSVVPVTATRFSLSHLGLPVKIPWYPWYSDGQVGGWTEVYQGLTFATVRGAGHQVPTFQAKRAFSLFKSFLAGRTLAGVGMAEGGRP, from the exons ATGGGCTCTCCTGGGTGGTACTGcatatttctcttcttctttcttctatcTTCTCATTCAGCCAGGCACGGCGTCAATGCAGCACCAGCATCACAAGAACGGCAGCAAGAGTATGACAAGATAAAATCACTTCCAGGGCAGCCGCCGGTGAGCTTTGCTCAGTATTCCGGCTACATCACGGTCGACAAGAAGCACGGAAGAGCTCTCTTCTACTGGTTAACGGAGGCCGCCATAGACCCCACTGCCAAACCCCTAGTCCTGTGGCTTAACGGAg GACCTGGTTGTTCTTCCATAGCATTCGGTGCATCCGCGGAGGTTGGCCCCTTTCGCATCAAGAAAAATGGTTCAGCTCTTTATTTGAACAAATACTCTTGGAACCGAG AGGCAAACATCCTCTTCCTTGAATCACCAGCGGGTGTTGGATTTTCTTATACCAATACGAGCTCTGACCTGGCTGGGTTTGGAGATGAACGTACAGGTAAATTTACCTCTTTGTTGATTCTGTCTGTTTATAAACGATTTACtcttattattttcattattaatgTGCTTCCATATATCGTGACAAAATCTTCAGCTAGTGATTCGTTGACCTTTCTACTGGGATGGCTGACAAGGTTCCCTCGCTACAAACACAGGGATTTCTACATTGCGGGGGAAAGCTATGCAG GGCACTACATACCCCAATTAGCAAAGAAGGTTCACGACTACAACAAGGTCACCAAAAGCAATCTcatcaacctcaagggttttctt GTGGGGAATCCAGTGATGGACAGCAACTATGACAATATAGGCACAGTAAACTACTGGTGGAGTCATGCACTCATCTCTGACGCCACCTACAAATCTATACTCAAATTCTGCAACTTCTCACGTCCAGCTGACCGTACAGAAAAGTGCAATGACATCATTGAGCATGCTGCTACCCATGATTTTGGGAACATTAACCCCTATAGTATTTATACACCATCTTGTCCAACATCATCTAAAAGCAGGTTGTCCGGGATTCTGCTAAAGAACACTTTGATTGGGAGCCCTACTTATGGATATGATCCTTGTTCTGAGAACTATGCAGTACAATACTACAACAGGCTCGATGTGCAACGAGCGATGCATGCGAATACAAGTGGTATACCATACAAATGGACAACCTGCAG TGAGGTGCTAACACAGTGGAAAGATTCTCAAGTTTCAATGCTGCCCACTTACAGGGAACTCATCAAAGCTGGTCTTCGAATTTGGGTTTTCAG TGGAGATGCAGACTCAGTGGTTCCAGTGACTGCAACGAGGTTTTCTCTGAGTCACCTCGGCCTCCCTGTGAAGATTCCTTGGTACCCATGGTACTCTGATGGCCAG GTGGGAGGATGGACAGAGGTGTACCAAGGTCTGACCTTTGCTACTGTGAGAGGAGCCGGGCATCAAGTTCCAACTTTCCAAGCAAAGAGGGCATTCTCCCTCTTCAAGTCATTCTTGGCCGGAAGAACGCTCGCCGGTGTTGGCATGGCTGAAGGTGGCCGTCCTTAG
- the LOC116251109 gene encoding serine carboxypeptidase 24-like isoform X2, with amino-acid sequence MGSPGWYCIFLFFFLLSSHSARHGVNAAPASQERQQEYDKIKSLPGQPPVSFAQYSGYITVDKKHGRALFYWLTEAAIDPTAKPLVLWLNGGPGCSSIAFGASAEVGPFRIKKNGSALYLNKYSWNREANILFLESPAGVGFSYTNTSSDLAGFGDERTASDSLTFLLGWLTRFPRYKHRDFYIAGESYAGHYIPQLAKKVHDYNKVTKSNLINLKGFLVGNPVMDSNYDNIGTVNYWWSHALISDATYKSILKFCNFSRPADRTEKCNDIIEHAATHDFGNINPYSIYTPSCPTSSKSRLSGILLKNTLIGSPTYGYDPCSENYAVQYYNRLDVQRAMHANTSGIPYKWTTCSEVLTQWKDSQVSMLPTYRELIKAGLRIWVFSGDADSVVPVTATRFSLSHLGLPVKIPWYPWYSDGQVGGWTEVYQGLTFATVRGAGHQVPTFQAKRAFSLFKSFLAGRTLAGVGMAEGGRP; translated from the exons ATGGGCTCTCCTGGGTGGTACTGcatatttctcttcttctttcttctatcTTCTCATTCAGCCAGGCACGGCGTCAATGCAGCACCAGCATCACAAGAACGGCAGCAAGAGTATGACAAGATAAAATCACTTCCAGGGCAGCCGCCGGTGAGCTTTGCTCAGTATTCCGGCTACATCACGGTCGACAAGAAGCACGGAAGAGCTCTCTTCTACTGGTTAACGGAGGCCGCCATAGACCCCACTGCCAAACCCCTAGTCCTGTGGCTTAACGGAg GACCTGGTTGTTCTTCCATAGCATTCGGTGCATCCGCGGAGGTTGGCCCCTTTCGCATCAAGAAAAATGGTTCAGCTCTTTATTTGAACAAATACTCTTGGAACCGAG AGGCAAACATCCTCTTCCTTGAATCACCAGCGGGTGTTGGATTTTCTTATACCAATACGAGCTCTGACCTGGCTGGGTTTGGAGATGAACGTACAG CTAGTGATTCGTTGACCTTTCTACTGGGATGGCTGACAAGGTTCCCTCGCTACAAACACAGGGATTTCTACATTGCGGGGGAAAGCTATGCAG GGCACTACATACCCCAATTAGCAAAGAAGGTTCACGACTACAACAAGGTCACCAAAAGCAATCTcatcaacctcaagggttttctt GTGGGGAATCCAGTGATGGACAGCAACTATGACAATATAGGCACAGTAAACTACTGGTGGAGTCATGCACTCATCTCTGACGCCACCTACAAATCTATACTCAAATTCTGCAACTTCTCACGTCCAGCTGACCGTACAGAAAAGTGCAATGACATCATTGAGCATGCTGCTACCCATGATTTTGGGAACATTAACCCCTATAGTATTTATACACCATCTTGTCCAACATCATCTAAAAGCAGGTTGTCCGGGATTCTGCTAAAGAACACTTTGATTGGGAGCCCTACTTATGGATATGATCCTTGTTCTGAGAACTATGCAGTACAATACTACAACAGGCTCGATGTGCAACGAGCGATGCATGCGAATACAAGTGGTATACCATACAAATGGACAACCTGCAG TGAGGTGCTAACACAGTGGAAAGATTCTCAAGTTTCAATGCTGCCCACTTACAGGGAACTCATCAAAGCTGGTCTTCGAATTTGGGTTTTCAG TGGAGATGCAGACTCAGTGGTTCCAGTGACTGCAACGAGGTTTTCTCTGAGTCACCTCGGCCTCCCTGTGAAGATTCCTTGGTACCCATGGTACTCTGATGGCCAG GTGGGAGGATGGACAGAGGTGTACCAAGGTCTGACCTTTGCTACTGTGAGAGGAGCCGGGCATCAAGTTCCAACTTTCCAAGCAAAGAGGGCATTCTCCCTCTTCAAGTCATTCTTGGCCGGAAGAACGCTCGCCGGTGTTGGCATGGCTGAAGGTGGCCGTCCTTAG
- the LOC116251267 gene encoding serine carboxypeptidase 24-like isoform X2 — protein sequence MLNARHDTLELVDFIDGVWFSELQSTRLQISLKKRRKREEKKQGKGKHVCHKAWPGCSSIAYGASEEIGPFRINKAGTSLYLNKYSWNQEANILFLESPAGVGFSYTNTSSELKDAGDKRTAGDALIFLLRWLSRFPHYKYRDFYISGESYAGHYVPQLAKKVHDYNTITKSSFINLKGFLVGNPVTDIHYDNLGTVNYWWSHALISDTTYKSILKLCSFSGTKNPDNCTDMLNYAVSHEFGDIDQYSIYTRPCKASSTSKLSVIRLGNILIQRQLSGYDPCTETYAEKYYNRPDVQRAMHANATGIPYKWTACSDVIQINWKDGQFSMLPTYRELIGTGLRIWLFSGDTDSNVPVTATRFSLSHLNLPVKVPWYAWYSGGQVGGRAEVYEGLTFATVRGAGHEVPMFQAKRAFCLFKSFLAGRQLPSIDMLKAFGNSSLLFNNLFFHRDTGPLPLAFSKIAEDI from the exons ATGTTGAATGCAAGACATGATACTTTGGAGTTGGTTGACTTCATTGATGGTGTTTGGTTTTCTGAGCTCCAGAGCACGCGACTGCAGATAAgtctcaagaaaagaagaaaacgggAGGAGAAGAAACAGGGGAAAGGAAAGCATGTCTGCCATAAAGCTT GGCCTGGTTGTTCATCAATAGCATATGGGGCGTCGGAGGAGATTGGTCCATTCCGCATCAACAAGGCCGGCACTTCTCTTTACTTGAATAAATACTCATGGAACCAAG AGGCAAACATCCTGTTCCTTGAATCTCCAGCCGGCGTTGGTTTTTCTTATACAAATACAAGTTCTGAGCTGAAGGATGCCGGAGACAAGCGTACAG CTGGCGATGCATTGATCTTTCTGTTAAGATGGCTGTCGAGGTTTCCGCATTACAAATACAGAGATTTCTACATCTCAGGAGAGAGCTATGCAG GGCATTATGTTCCCCAACTGGCGAAGAAGGTTCATGACTATAATACGATCACCAAGAGCAGTTTTATTAACCTTAAGGGCTTTCTT GTGGGGAATCCAGTGACAGACATCCACTATGACAATCTAGGTACCGTAAACTACTGGTGGAGCCATGCACTCATCTCGGATACCACTTACAAATCAATATTGAAGCTCTGCAGCTTCTCGGGGACAAAGAATCCAGACAATTGCACCGACATGCTCAACTATGCCGTTAGCCATGAGTTTGGCGACATTGATCAGTACAGCATTTATACGCGACCATGTAAGGCCTCATCTACGAGCAAGTTATCTGTGATTAGGCTTGGAAACATCTTGATTCAGAGGCAATTGTCTGGATATGATCCTTGCACCGAGACCTATGCAGAAAAATACTACAACAGGCCTGACGTTCAACGAGCAATGCATGCAAATGCCACTGGAATACCATACAAGTGGACAGCCTGCAG TGATGTGATCCAAATAAACTGGAAAGATGGACAATTTTCAATGTTGCCTACCTATAGAGAGCTCATCGGAACTGGTCTACGAATTTGGCTCTTCAG TGGAGATACAGACTCTAATGTGCCAGTTACTGCAACGCGGTTTTCCTTGAGTCATCTCAACCTCCCCGTAAAGGTTCCTTGGTACGCTTGGTATTCAGGTGGCCAG GTGGGAGGTCGGGCAGAGGTGTATGAAGGTCTAACATTTGCAACCGTGAGAGGAGCTGGGCACGAGGTTCCCATGTTCCAAGCGAAAAGGGCCTTCTGCCTTTTCAAGTCTTTCCTTGCTGGAAGACAGCTTCCAAGTATTGACATGCTTAAAG CTTTTGGGAACAGCTCATTGCTCTTCAACAATCTTTTCTTCCATCGGGACACAGGCCCCTTGCCCCttgcattttcaaaaattgctGAAGACATATAA
- the LOC116251267 gene encoding serine carboxypeptidase 24-like isoform X1: protein MGSLRWCCFFVFFLLASSRSPRQVGAALTPDQQREHDRIVSLPGQPPVGFAQYSGYITVNKKHGRALFYWLTEATVDSASKPLVLWLNGGPGCSSIAYGASEEIGPFRINKAGTSLYLNKYSWNQEANILFLESPAGVGFSYTNTSSELKDAGDKRTAGDALIFLLRWLSRFPHYKYRDFYISGESYAGHYVPQLAKKVHDYNTITKSSFINLKGFLVGNPVTDIHYDNLGTVNYWWSHALISDTTYKSILKLCSFSGTKNPDNCTDMLNYAVSHEFGDIDQYSIYTRPCKASSTSKLSVIRLGNILIQRQLSGYDPCTETYAEKYYNRPDVQRAMHANATGIPYKWTACSDVIQINWKDGQFSMLPTYRELIGTGLRIWLFSGDTDSNVPVTATRFSLSHLNLPVKVPWYAWYSGGQVGGRAEVYEGLTFATVRGAGHEVPMFQAKRAFCLFKSFLAGRQLPSIDMLKAFGNSSLLFNNLFFHRDTGPLPLAFSKIAEDI, encoded by the exons ATGGGATCTCTTAGGTGGTGTtgcttctttgtcttctttctccTTGCAAGTTCCCGTTCACCAAGGCAAGTTGGTGCCGCACTAACGCCGGACCAGCAGAGGGAACATGATCGAATAGTCTCTCTGCCGGGACAGCCGCCGGTGGGCTTTGCTCAGTATTCCGGCTACATCACAGTCAACAAGAAGCATGGCAGAGCTCTCTTCTATTGGTTGACAGAGGCCACTGTCGACTCCGCATCCAAACCTTTGGTGCTGTGGCTTAATGGAG GGCCTGGTTGTTCATCAATAGCATATGGGGCGTCGGAGGAGATTGGTCCATTCCGCATCAACAAGGCCGGCACTTCTCTTTACTTGAATAAATACTCATGGAACCAAG AGGCAAACATCCTGTTCCTTGAATCTCCAGCCGGCGTTGGTTTTTCTTATACAAATACAAGTTCTGAGCTGAAGGATGCCGGAGACAAGCGTACAG CTGGCGATGCATTGATCTTTCTGTTAAGATGGCTGTCGAGGTTTCCGCATTACAAATACAGAGATTTCTACATCTCAGGAGAGAGCTATGCAG GGCATTATGTTCCCCAACTGGCGAAGAAGGTTCATGACTATAATACGATCACCAAGAGCAGTTTTATTAACCTTAAGGGCTTTCTT GTGGGGAATCCAGTGACAGACATCCACTATGACAATCTAGGTACCGTAAACTACTGGTGGAGCCATGCACTCATCTCGGATACCACTTACAAATCAATATTGAAGCTCTGCAGCTTCTCGGGGACAAAGAATCCAGACAATTGCACCGACATGCTCAACTATGCCGTTAGCCATGAGTTTGGCGACATTGATCAGTACAGCATTTATACGCGACCATGTAAGGCCTCATCTACGAGCAAGTTATCTGTGATTAGGCTTGGAAACATCTTGATTCAGAGGCAATTGTCTGGATATGATCCTTGCACCGAGACCTATGCAGAAAAATACTACAACAGGCCTGACGTTCAACGAGCAATGCATGCAAATGCCACTGGAATACCATACAAGTGGACAGCCTGCAG TGATGTGATCCAAATAAACTGGAAAGATGGACAATTTTCAATGTTGCCTACCTATAGAGAGCTCATCGGAACTGGTCTACGAATTTGGCTCTTCAG TGGAGATACAGACTCTAATGTGCCAGTTACTGCAACGCGGTTTTCCTTGAGTCATCTCAACCTCCCCGTAAAGGTTCCTTGGTACGCTTGGTATTCAGGTGGCCAG GTGGGAGGTCGGGCAGAGGTGTATGAAGGTCTAACATTTGCAACCGTGAGAGGAGCTGGGCACGAGGTTCCCATGTTCCAAGCGAAAAGGGCCTTCTGCCTTTTCAAGTCTTTCCTTGCTGGAAGACAGCTTCCAAGTATTGACATGCTTAAAG CTTTTGGGAACAGCTCATTGCTCTTCAACAATCTTTTCTTCCATCGGGACACAGGCCCCTTGCCCCttgcattttcaaaaattgctGAAGACATATAA